In the Corythoichthys intestinalis isolate RoL2023-P3 chromosome 12, ASM3026506v1, whole genome shotgun sequence genome, one interval contains:
- the LOC130926682 gene encoding zinc finger protein ZFP2-like gives MQEKSCPESQQHQQCSVCGRGFGLEQTNKTDSGSICSSCREDGGQTPGGVSVDSHSCSLCGKTFISPVHLTLHLASHNKERRFQCTTCGKYFHQSSHLIAHEAIHKGERPFKCPECGKTFGRAAHLKTHRRLHTGEKPFKCNFCDKAFTQKAGLLSHVRIHTSERTNKGDDKIQESGQWVKAAPTPLPDSRSDDLKCGVCCRTFIRSSYIRLHVRLEKGLRPYHCKVCNKTFAKLDTFINHCNKHLRQKGEKDDEDSVLKPPLFIPLSKPQLPEVSQQVSDEVTVASESSACLH, from the coding sequence ATGCAGGAAAAAAGCTGCCCAGAAAGTCAGCAGCATCAGCAGTGCTCGGTGTGTGGCCGTGGCTTTGGCCTTGAGCAGACGAACAAAACCGACAGCGGGTCCATATGTTCGTCCTGCCGGGAAGACGGTGGACAGACCCCAGGCGGCGTCAGCGTCGACTCGCACAGCTGCTCGCTGTGTGGCAAAACCTTCATCTCCCCGGTTCACTTGACCCTCCACCTGGCCTCCCACAATAAGGAGAGGAGGTTCCAGTGTACCACTTGCGGCAAGTACTTCCACCAGTCTTCCCACCTCATAGCCCACGAAGCCATCCACAAAGGCGAAAGGCCCTTTAAATGTCCTGAGTGCGGCAAGACATTTGGACGGGCCGCACATCTCAAGACTCACCGCCGCCTCCACACCGGCGAGAAACCCTTCAAGTGTAACTTCTGCGACAAGGCCTTCACGCAGAAAGCGGGTCTGCTATCGCATGTCCGAATCCACACGAGCGAGCGAACCAACAAAGGCGACGACAAAATCCAAGAATCGGGCCAGTGGGTGAAAGCGGCGCCCACGCCTCTGCCCGACTCCCGTTCGGACGACCTCAAGTGTGGCGTTTGCTGCCGCACTTTCATCCGGTCCTCATATATTAGATTGCACGTGCGACTTGAGAAAGGGCTACGGCCTTATCACTGCAAAGTGTGCAACAAGACCTTTGCCAAGTTGGATACATTTATCAACCACTGCAATAAACATTTGaggcagaaaggggaaaaagacGACGAGGACAGTGTGTTGAAACCGCCATTGTTTATCCCTCTCTCAAAGCCGCAACTGCCAGAGGTCTCCCAACAGGTGTCCGATGAGGTCACTGTGGCCTCAGAATCCAGCGCATGTCTTCATTAG